From Mangifera indica cultivar Alphonso unplaced genomic scaffold, CATAS_Mindica_2.1 Un_0001, whole genome shotgun sequence, the proteins below share one genomic window:
- the LOC123205084 gene encoding probable disease resistance protein At4g27220, protein MEETAWKAVLAVGKCLSAPIGRQFMYLYNYKTNFHNLEKEAGKLKDARDEVKAKVVAAENNVEKIKQNVKDWQGDVDSAIEETDKLIQEKSNSSCFNLITRYKNGRKAWKKLNAVTELLQEKETFAEVSLPTSHEVIRLTNKDYEEFESRRSIFNDVLKALDDPEVGIIGVYGMGGIGKTTLVKEVGHQAKKNQIMDEVVFVEVSDKPDTKKIQDELAQQLGLEFKKEAERASKLYARLKNDKKVLVILDNIWEQLDLEALGIPCGDDRGGCKLLLTARDLNVLWSMDSKNNFSMGVLKEEEAWSLFKKMAGDVVDQTNRLNSLPNDVCNECWGLPIVITTIAKALRNKRHQSQWKEALRELKMPSPMKFASLLEKEYSKIALSYNYLKSDELKKTLLICSLMVNNTTISDLFKLIMGLDILEGVNLTMEQARNKLESLICELKESCLLLDDLTNEKFSMHDVVRSVVITIAYKDHYVFTERNDVLREWSNKEQLKKCTKISLVDCNMISEIWSQGLDYPKLEFFNMRMKSSFEIPEDFFVGMGNLNVLSFFHLDVLSLPTSLGLLTNLQTLCLDYGTFSDLIIIGELSKLKILSLRCCEIKQLPKEISKLTQLRLLDLSYCRKLEVIVPNVISSLSRLEELYMRRCPILWKVEVLKELKYLSQLTTLEIDISDDQILPKDFFSKKLERYNVSIGNRAIDFGGPVINGDHGKHMFFESYWINKFVALRTLKVNLDSIIWQEELQCFSNVEFLCLEKLQGVKNDLSELDNKEFVEMNLERLIVDGCQKQKFVFPSSIIKSFKQLQHLEIRRCKELKEIVVKEETEGTTTFIFPRLAFLKLEKLPELTTLCHGKHNLNWPMLTKLEVNPNLEKLTLSRADDLIKLLHQFPENFCRCTIEIKQDKSANISVGILQRSVKLEKLELYKCSYEEIFTCGKDEKHTKISILIKALKLSYLSDAKYLWGKGSKLDSVLQNLEVLEVYGCDRMINVLPSSASFENLTVLNVCWCYGLINLLTPSMAKILVQLREMKIGSCRMMTEIVSNKTEDVAAEDEIVFGKLKLLSLHYLRSLICFYSGNCALKFPSLEELTVDGCPMMKTFSVGNLNTPSLQKVQHNRWDENILDCESDLNAIIQRLRAEEANSNSEELTLSGKDVTLLWQNQLPEHQFSKVKILEIIKDESSNIPIGILQRFNNLKKLVLTSSSYEEIFSCEKDEKDVNMLTQIRKLELWGLFNLEYMWKEKSHLDSIRQNLEMLHVKFCHNLISIVPSSVTFENLKTLEVQYCDGLINLVSSSTAKSLVRLEELTLSHCKMMAEVVSSEGGTKVEEIVFDKLKIFRVLEGYRANFNEISGIELFCLCNSGIILSVAKLSPGHAVYHFLASYQNGKFVLAYCKFPCVDLLELAKAFLCSAPEYIVDPLLPWFPVVSCLYRTNLCNCLPAMLVMGLRLLSSKFMLPGFHCNSILPSFYCSLFQISFFSGAPVCMTEFILLLPSLYCLLGSTMEIYFCCVPLVLFFLELKSAQQSCLCSSRKKQALPVQQLDRSRPCSADFQLEAVLARAIPEFFQVQKSGKS, encoded by the exons ATGGAAGAAACTGCTTGGAAAGCTGTTTTAGCAGTTGGAAAGTGCTTAAGTGCTCCGATTGGGCGTCAGTTTATGTACTTGTACAACTACAAAACCAACTTTCACAATCTTGAAAAAGAAGCTGGAAAGCTGAAGGATGCAAGAGATGAGGTGAAGGCTAAGGTTGTTGCCGCTGAAAATAATGTGGAAAAGATCAAACAGAATGTTAAGGACTGGCAGGGGGATGTGGATTCCGCCATCGAAGAAACGGACAAGCTGATTCAAGAGAAATCAAACAGCAGTTGTTTCAACTTGATCACTCGCTACAAAAATGGCAGGAAAGCATGGAAAAAGCTGAACGCTGTAACTGAACTTCTTCaggaaaaagaaacatttgCTGAAGTTTCTCTTCCCACCTCTCATGAAGTCATTCGGCTCACTAACAAAGATTATGAGGAATTTGAATCAAGAAGGTCAATTTTCAATGATGTGCTGAAGGCATTAGACGATCCTGAGGTGGGAATTATTGGGGTTTATGGGATGGGTGGAATTGGTAAAACCACATTGGTCAAAGAAGTTGGTCATCAAGCAAAGAAAAATCAGATCATGGATGAGGTGGTTTTCGTAGAGGTATCTGATAAACCAGATACTAAAAAGATTCAAGATGAACTTGCGCAGCAGTTAGGTTTGGAATTTAAGAAGGAGGCTGAACGAGCGAGCAAGTTGTATGCGAGACTGAAGAATGACAAGAAAGTgcttgtaattttagataatatatggGAACAATTAGATTTGGAGGCTCTCGGTATTCCTTGCGGAGATGACCGTGGAGGATGTAAATTATTGCTGACAGCAAGAGATCTTAATGTATTATGGAGTATGGATTCTAAGAATAATTTCTCGATGGGTGTCttaaaggaagaagaagcttgGAGCTTATTCAAGAAGATGGCAG GTGATGTGGTTGATCAAACAAATAGGTTGAATTCTCTGCCAAATGATGTATGCAACGAATGTTGGGGTTTGCCAATTGTCATTACTACCATAGCAAAAGCATTAAGAAACAAGAGACATCAATCTCAATGGAAAGAAGCCTTGCGAGAACTAAAAATGCCTTCTCCAATGAAGTTTGCAAGCTTGCTAGAAAAGGAATATTCAAAGATAGCATTGAGTTACAATTATCTTAAAAGTGATGAGCTCAAGAAAACTCTGCTAATTTGCAGCCTAATGGTAAATAATACTACCATTTCAGACTTGTTTAAACTCATTATGGGTTTAGATATATTGGAAGGAGTTAATCTTACTATGGAACAAGCGCGAAATAAGCTGGAAAGTCTTATCTGTGAACTCAAGGAATCTTGTTTGTTGCTTGATGATTTAACCAATGAAAAGTTTTCCATGCATGATGTTGTTCGTTCAGTTGTCATAACAATTGCATATAAAGATCATTATGTATTTACAGAGCGAAATGATGTGCTGAGGGAATGGTCAAATAAAGAACAACTGAAAAAATGCACTAAAATCTCACTTGTTGATTGTAATATGATTAGTGAGATTTGGTCTCAAGGTTTAGATTAtccaaaacttgaatttttcaatATGAGGATGAAAAGTTCTTTTGAAATCCCTGAAGATTTTTTTGTGGGGATGGGAAACCTCAATGTTCTAAGTTTCTTTCACCTAGATGTATTGTCCTTGCCAACATCTCTTGGTCTTCTCACAAATCTTCAAACATTATGTTTGGATTATGGGACATTTTCAGATCTAATAATCATTGGAGAGTTGAGCAAACTAAAGATTCTTAGCTTGCGATGTTGTGAGATTAAGCAGTTGCCTAAAGAAATAAGTAAATTGACTCAATtgagattattagatttaagTTATTGTCGAAAATTAGAAGTTATAGTACCAAATGTTATATCAAGCTTATCCCGATTGGAAGAATTGTATATGAGGAGATGCCCTATTTTGTGGAAGGTTGAAGTACTTAAGGAGTTGAAGTATTTGTCTCAACTGACAACTTTAGAAATAGATATTTCAGATGATCAAATTTTACCAAAAGACTTCTTCTCCAAAAAGTTGGAAAGATACAATGTATCAATTGGAAATAGGGCTATTGATTTTGGTGGGCCCGTCATAAATGGTGATCATGGGAAGCACATGTTTTTTGAAAGCTATTGGATAAATAAGTTTGTCGCTTTAAGAACACTGAAAGTGAATCTTGATTCTATCATCTGGCAAGAGGAATTGCAATGCTTCTCGAATGTTGAATTCTTATGCTTAGAAAAATTGCAAGGTGTCAAGAATGATCTCTCTGAATTAGACAATAAGg aATTTGTTGAGATG AATTTGGAAAGACTGATTGTGGATGGctgtcaaaaacaaaaatttgtatttccatcatcaataatcaaaagCTTTAAGCAGCTTCAACACCTTGAGATACGTCGTTGTAAGGAATTAAAGGAGATTGTTGTCAAAGAAGAAACAGAGGGTACTACTACATTTATCTTTCCAAGGTTAGCctttttgaaacttgaaaaattGCCAGAGCTTACAACTTTATGCCATGGAAAGCACAACTTAAATTGGCCAATGTTAACGAAGTTGGAG GTTAACCCCAATTTGGAGAAATTAACCCTAAGCAGAGCGGATGACTTGATAAAATTGCTGCATCAGTTTCCAGAAAACTTTTGTAGATGTACAATTGAGATCAAACAGGATAAATCTGCCAATATTTCGGTTGGCATCCTTCAGAGATCGGTTAAGCTAGAAAAACTCGAACTCTATAAATGCTCATATGAGGAGATATTTACATGTGGAAAGGATGAGAAACATACAAAGATCTCGATACTCATAAAAGCTTTGAAGTTGAGTTATCTTTCTGACGCAAAGTACCTTTGGGGAAAAGGCTCCAAACTAGACTCTGTGCTTCAAAATCTTGAGGTTCTAGAAGTATATGGTTGTGATAGAATGATAAATGTTCTGCCATCCTCAGCATCTTTTGAGAATCTAACAGTTCTGAACGTATGTTGGTGTTATGGATTGATCAACTTACTCACACCTTCAATGGCAAAAATATTGGTCCAGTTGAGAGAAATGAAAATTGGAAGTTGCAGAATGATGACAGAAATAGTATCAAATAAGACAGAAGATGTAGcagcagaagatgaaattgtttttggcaAACTGAAGTTGTTGTCACTTCACTACTTACGAAGTCTCATATGCTTCTACTCTGGGAATTGTGCATTGAAATTCCCGTCTTTGGAAGAACTGACTGTAGATGGTTGTCCTATGATGAAGACTTTCTCTGTAGGAAACTTAAACACACCAAGTTTACAGAAAGTTCAACATAATAGGTGGGATGAAAACATATTGGACTGTGAGAGTGACCTAAATGCAATTATACAACGACTGCGTGCAGAAGAG GCCAACTCCAATTCAGAGGAATTGACACTAAGTGGAAAAGACGTCACACTTCTATGGCAAAACCAGCTTCCAGAGCATCAGTTTTCCAAAGTGAAAATTCTTGAGATCATTAAGGATGAATCATCTAATATTCCAATTGGAATCCTTCAGAGAtttaacaatctcaaaaaaCTTGTACTAACATCAAGTTCATATGAAGAGATATTCTCATGTGAAAAAGACGAGAAAGATGTAAACATGCTCACACAAATAAGGAAACTAGAGCTATGGGGCCTTTTCAATTTGGAGTACATGTggaaagaaaaatctcatctgGACTCAATTCGTCAAAATCTTGAAATGCTACATGTAAAGTTTTGCCACAATTTGATTAGTATAGTGCCGTCTTCAGtaacttttgaaaatctcaaaacTCTAGAAGTACAGTACTGCGATGGATTGATAAACTTAGTATCATCTTCAACAGCCAAAAGTCTAGTGCGACTTGAAGAACTGACATTGTCACATTGTAAAATGATGGCAGAAGTGGTATCAAGTGAGGGGGGTACAAAAGTTGAGgaaattgtttttgacaaattaaa AATATTCAGAGTTCTGGAAGGATACAGAGCAAACTTCAATGAAATCTCTGGAATAGAGCTCTTTTGTTTGTG CAATTCTGGAATCATCCTTTCTGTCGCAAAGCTCTCTCCTGGCCACGCAGTTTATCATTTCTTGGCAAGCTATCAAAATGGGAAGTTTGTGCTTGCATACTGCAAGTTTCCTTGCGTTGATTTATTGGAACTTGCAAAGGCATTTCT TTGTTCTGCTCCAGAATATATTGTGGATCCTCTGCTTCCTTGGTTCCCTGTAGTGTCCTGTCTTTACAGAACCAACCTCTGCAATTGCTTACCTGCTATGCTTGTCATGGGATTACGTCTGCT CAGCTCAAAGTTCATGCTTCCTGGTTTCCACTGCAATAGTATCCTGCCTTCCTTCTACTGCAGTCTGTTCCAGATTTCATTCTTCTCCGGTGCTCCAGTCTGCATGACTGAATTTATTCTTCTACTGCCTTCCCTCTACTGCTTGCTGGGTTCTACTATGGAGATTTATTTTTGCTGTGTTCCTCTTGTGCTGTTTTTTCTGGAGCTGAAATCGGCACAACAAAGCTGTCTGTGCAGTTCTCGGAAGAAGCAAGCACTACCA GTGCAACAATTAGATAGAAGCAGGCCTTGCTCTGCAGATTTTCAGTTAGAAGCAGTTCTTGCCCGGGCCATTCCAGAATTTTTCCAGGTGCAGAAGTCGGGCAAAAGCTGA